In Streptomyces ambofaciens ATCC 23877, a single genomic region encodes these proteins:
- a CDS encoding ADP-ribosylglycohydrolase family protein codes for MSGTAGAVWGRAEQQDFRSRVRGTLLGAAVGDALGAPVDGLGLDGIQEAHGADGLADLAPAYGRRGAVTHLTQLTLFSVDGLIRAQVRRDTGAWHPPTDLHRAYRRWAATQRDWGPDLRRKEDGWLAREEWLYARRDATRALLLGLGDETMGTPEAPKNPGERGPEAAARSAPFGLLVGWEPQLVVQLAVECAAQTHGHPTGTLAAGAYAVIVHGLARGESLDAAVQRALALLVPRPGHEPVTDALQHALGAVRQGLPSPARVTGLIGEGTAEGLVAAAVYCALVGEDVRHGLRLAVNHGGPSAATGALTGGLLGALHGETALPPAWLAELEGRPTLLELADDFAMEMTQGPALHGPAGSSPGWLARYPRA; via the coding sequence GTGAGCGGGACAGCCGGTGCCGTCTGGGGGCGTGCCGAGCAGCAGGACTTCCGCAGCCGGGTCCGCGGGACGCTGCTCGGGGCCGCCGTCGGCGACGCGCTCGGCGCACCCGTCGACGGGCTCGGCCTCGACGGCATCCAGGAGGCGCACGGCGCGGACGGCCTGGCCGACCTCGCCCCCGCCTACGGCCGCCGCGGCGCCGTCACCCACCTCACACAGCTCACCCTCTTCTCCGTGGACGGGCTGATCCGCGCCCAGGTACGACGGGACACCGGCGCCTGGCACCCGCCGACGGACCTGCACCGGGCCTACCGGCGCTGGGCGGCCACCCAGCGCGACTGGGGGCCCGACCTGCGGCGCAAGGAAGACGGCTGGCTGGCCCGCGAGGAGTGGCTGTACGCCCGCCGGGACGCGACGCGCGCCCTCCTGCTCGGGCTCGGCGACGAGACCATGGGCACCCCGGAGGCGCCCAAGAACCCCGGCGAGCGCGGACCCGAGGCCGCCGCCCGCTCGGCGCCCTTCGGACTGCTGGTCGGCTGGGAGCCGCAACTGGTCGTCCAGCTCGCCGTGGAGTGCGCGGCGCAGACCCACGGCCACCCCACCGGCACGCTGGCGGCGGGCGCCTACGCCGTGATCGTGCACGGACTGGCCCGCGGGGAGAGCCTGGACGCCGCCGTGCAACGGGCCCTCGCGCTGCTCGTCCCCCGGCCGGGGCACGAACCGGTCACGGACGCCCTCCAGCACGCCCTGGGCGCGGTACGGCAGGGCCTGCCCAGTCCGGCACGCGTGACCGGGCTGATCGGTGAGGGCACGGCGGAAGGGCTGGTCGCCGCCGCCGTGTACTGCGCCCTCGTCGGCGAGGACGTCCGCCACGGACTGCGGCTGGCCGTGAACCACGGCGGCCCGTCCGCCGCGACCGGCGCCCTGACCGGAGGCCTGCTCGGCGCCCTGCACGGCGAGACGGCGCTCCCCCCGGCCTGGCTCGCGGAACTGGAGGGCCGCCCCACCCTCCTCGAACTCGCCGACGACTTCGCCATGGAGATGACCCAGGGCCCCGCCCTGCACGGCCCGGCGGGCTCGTCCCCGGGGTGGCTGGCACGCTACCCGCGCGCCTAG
- a CDS encoding sodium:solute symporter family protein, translated as MNGLDWSVLIGYFAVMVAIGVWSHKRVDNVSDFFTAGGKMPWWLSGISHHMSGYSAVMFTGYAGIAYTYGVTSFVTWSFPIALGIAIGSKLFAPRINRLRSRLHVASPLEYLKNRYNLPTQQALAWSGMLLKIVDVAAKWAAIATLLSVFTGISLNQGILITGVITGIYCTIGGLWADALTELGQFIIQLLAGIAMFVAVVAKLGDYGGFFGVWDEPALQGHGEPLVGPYGTVFLLAFLFIKLFEYNGGMLNQAQRYMATPNAREAERSARLSAVLWLVWPLVLFFPMWMSPLLVESQKPDGSDSYALMTEQLLPHGLLGLVIVGFFSHTMAMCSSDANAIAAVFTRDVAPVLSKRARTWGERTGLLAARLATVVFLGLSMAVATQVDSPTFKDIITVVIKWVAGLMGPIAIPMMLGLLRPFRRSGPTAALTSWSMGLLAFWLVNYPIHWSVDGGVPLEYQVSIPLAVSLVLYVLVGFLKPEDTPERLAIIERVNTDGDDDLSGAAAAIPAPAGGVGDAKPGSRVTD; from the coding sequence ATGAACGGTCTCGACTGGTCCGTGCTCATCGGCTACTTCGCCGTCATGGTGGCGATCGGCGTGTGGTCGCACAAACGCGTGGACAACGTCAGCGACTTCTTCACGGCCGGCGGCAAGATGCCCTGGTGGCTGTCCGGCATCTCGCACCACATGTCGGGCTACAGCGCGGTGATGTTCACCGGGTACGCGGGCATCGCCTACACCTACGGCGTCACGTCCTTCGTCACCTGGTCCTTCCCCATCGCGCTCGGCATCGCCATCGGCTCGAAGCTGTTCGCGCCGCGCATCAACCGGCTGCGCTCACGGCTGCACGTGGCCTCTCCCCTGGAGTACCTGAAGAACCGGTACAACCTGCCCACCCAGCAGGCGCTGGCCTGGTCCGGCATGCTGCTGAAGATCGTGGACGTGGCCGCGAAGTGGGCGGCGATCGCCACCCTGCTCTCGGTCTTCACCGGCATCAGCCTCAACCAGGGCATCCTGATCACCGGCGTCATCACGGGCATCTACTGCACGATCGGCGGCCTGTGGGCGGACGCGCTGACCGAGCTGGGCCAGTTCATCATCCAGCTGCTGGCCGGCATCGCGATGTTCGTGGCCGTCGTCGCGAAACTCGGCGACTACGGCGGCTTCTTCGGCGTCTGGGACGAGCCCGCCCTCCAGGGACACGGCGAACCGCTGGTCGGCCCGTACGGCACGGTGTTCCTGCTCGCCTTCCTCTTCATCAAGCTCTTCGAGTACAACGGCGGCATGCTCAACCAGGCGCAGCGCTACATGGCCACGCCCAACGCCCGTGAGGCCGAGCGGTCGGCGCGGTTGTCGGCGGTGCTGTGGCTGGTCTGGCCGCTGGTGCTGTTCTTCCCGATGTGGATGTCGCCGCTGCTGGTGGAGTCGCAGAAGCCGGACGGCTCCGACTCCTACGCGCTGATGACCGAGCAACTGCTGCCGCACGGCCTGCTGGGCCTGGTCATCGTCGGCTTCTTCTCACACACCATGGCCATGTGCTCCTCGGACGCCAACGCCATCGCGGCCGTCTTCACCCGGGACGTGGCGCCGGTGCTGTCGAAGCGGGCGCGGACGTGGGGCGAACGGACCGGGCTGCTGGCGGCGCGGCTGGCGACGGTCGTGTTCCTCGGGCTGTCCATGGCGGTGGCGACCCAGGTCGACTCGCCGACCTTCAAGGACATCATCACCGTCGTGATCAAGTGGGTGGCCGGACTGATGGGCCCGATCGCGATCCCGATGATGCTCGGTCTGCTGCGGCCCTTCCGCCGGTCGGGCCCGACGGCCGCGCTCACCAGCTGGTCGATGGGTCTGCTCGCCTTCTGGCTGGTCAACTACCCGATCCACTGGAGCGTGGACGGCGGGGTGCCGCTGGAGTACCAGGTGTCGATCCCGCTGGCGGTGTCGCTGGTCCTCTACGTCCTGGTCGGCTTCCTCAAGCCGGAGGACACTCCCGAGCGCCTGGCGATCATCGAGCGGGTCAACACGGACGGCGACGACGACCTGTCCGGCGCGGCCGCGGCGATCCCCGCGCCGGCCGGCGGGGTGGGCGACGCGAAGCCGGGCAGCAGGGTGACCGACTGA
- a CDS encoding VOC family protein encodes MGISIHTTVLPHDDPDASLVFYRDVLGFEVRQDVGQGAMRWITVGPADQPDVSLLLSPPAADPGITEAERRTVAEMMAKGTYGWLLLATKDLDGTFEKLRAGNAEIVQEPTEQPYGIRDCAFRDPAGNQIRIQEVR; translated from the coding sequence ATGGGTATCAGCATTCACACCACCGTCCTCCCGCACGACGACCCGGACGCGTCGCTGGTGTTCTACCGCGACGTCCTCGGGTTCGAGGTCCGCCAGGACGTGGGGCAGGGTGCGATGCGCTGGATCACCGTGGGCCCGGCGGACCAGCCGGACGTCTCCCTGCTGCTGTCACCGCCCGCCGCCGACCCCGGCATCACCGAGGCCGAGCGCCGCACCGTCGCCGAGATGATGGCCAAGGGCACCTACGGGTGGCTCCTGCTGGCCACGAAGGACCTCGACGGCACCTTCGAGAAGCTGCGCGCCGGGAACGCCGAGATCGTGCAGGAGCCGACCGAGCAGCCGTACGGCATCCGCGACTGCGCCTTCCGCGACCCGGCCGGCAACCAGATCCGCATCCAGGAAGTGCGCTGA
- a CDS encoding RHS repeat-associated core domain-containing protein has product MHFGMPENRRIRRGRRSAATALVASAAGAALLVALIPAQASASPAGKPAPPRPTASPVGKTTAPASTPIGVAGKDRALVEPGILQSTFQGLGIGQVPWSEFHEAPLSDSVGAQVNYGNGNLLVSVNAFDIADAGPGLSLGHAYNGLNTSWKATTGSDYLIHEPNTTSVYVQGPSSTIAVFERDGSGFTPAPGYKQDLTQSSDKKSFTLTSRKNGQKTTFTRSGTTGDARVSKVEDKNGNATTISYSGAFTSKITAASGRTLTFDNDGKQITKVTDNTGRHVSYTWSGSDLKTFTDTDGKTTVFDYDTSHRMTKVTTPEGRETRFTWNTNLLASITRVVDKATGTGATTAFRYILPQPGTEGEGVARITDPLGKHTEKTVDARWRVKKTKDPLGRERSKTWGPDNNVTSAVDGMGVGSTPGNTVKFDYDDSFNPKTATQPTGAQSTMAWTQKAGGHYPETLTSASGNKVTNGYDTSGNMLSQTDTTTGSDGAKWTYDHNPKSGTMKCDGLPGQRCSATDPEGNKTSFTYDSDGNLTKVDRPSAQEDVTYTYDALGRTDTVTDGRGVETVYTYDKRDRLKTQTSGGKLTTFVYDADGNIRTRTSPAGTSSYTYDEQNRERVRTLPAGGTTTVTYDAAGNVKTATDAGGTLTYDYNDANQLTTLTQPGGAETTYDYDKNGDRTTTTYPGGTVQKTDYDKSSRAQKIEVKNGTTVLSTITYDYNKSGKDSDKIQKRTTDGAALAYTYDSKGRLTKAVETKSGSTTAGWAYCYDKSGNMTGRSTGTSLPACADAQSVREYNNANELTSLGGNTNFTYDGDGNETSAASPTGTRTGGQWTPYTQLSALTASGTASTYTYAGLDHNDRLTRGSSTFTNAAIGMTRENSTGFVREPSGTLTAMTAGGASQYYLTDVQGSVIGLVDATGKRTATYSYGPYGEARTTSGTNQPYRYTGTYLDPSGLYKMGARYYDPQLGRFTQPDPSGKESNLYAYAAGDPVNRIDPSGLLSLGEGLGLAGTVVGLVALAPVSAPVAIGAAAVGTGLSVAGSIASGNSAGETAAVGILGLGTGGVGAATKLAGIGGKTGLGIDLGYTALGYFGGAGITGGWL; this is encoded by the coding sequence ATGCACTTCGGCATGCCCGAAAACCGGCGGATCAGACGCGGCAGACGCTCCGCAGCCACCGCCCTGGTCGCCTCGGCCGCCGGGGCGGCGCTGCTCGTCGCGCTGATACCCGCCCAGGCATCCGCCTCACCGGCCGGTAAACCGGCCCCGCCCCGGCCGACGGCCTCCCCGGTGGGGAAGACCACGGCCCCCGCGAGCACACCCATCGGCGTCGCGGGCAAGGACCGCGCGCTGGTGGAGCCCGGCATCCTTCAGTCCACCTTCCAGGGACTGGGCATCGGCCAGGTCCCCTGGTCGGAGTTCCACGAGGCGCCGCTGTCCGACTCGGTCGGCGCGCAGGTCAACTACGGCAACGGCAACCTGCTGGTCTCCGTGAACGCCTTCGACATCGCCGACGCGGGCCCGGGCCTGTCCCTGGGGCACGCCTACAACGGCCTCAACACCAGCTGGAAGGCGACGACCGGCAGCGACTACCTGATCCACGAACCGAACACGACGTCGGTCTACGTGCAGGGCCCCTCCAGCACCATCGCCGTGTTCGAGCGGGACGGCTCCGGGTTCACCCCGGCGCCCGGCTACAAGCAGGACCTGACCCAGTCCTCGGACAAGAAGTCCTTCACCCTCACCTCGCGCAAGAACGGGCAGAAGACCACCTTCACCCGCTCCGGCACCACCGGCGACGCCCGCGTGAGCAAGGTCGAGGACAAGAACGGCAACGCCACCACGATCTCCTACTCGGGCGCCTTCACCTCGAAGATCACCGCCGCTTCCGGACGCACCCTGACGTTCGACAACGATGGCAAGCAGATCACCAAGGTCACGGACAACACCGGTCGTCACGTCTCCTACACGTGGTCCGGGAGCGATCTGAAGACGTTCACCGACACCGACGGCAAGACCACGGTCTTCGACTACGACACCTCGCACCGCATGACGAAGGTGACCACTCCGGAAGGCCGGGAGACGCGGTTCACCTGGAACACCAACCTCCTCGCCTCGATCACCCGCGTCGTCGACAAGGCCACGGGCACCGGCGCGACCACCGCGTTCCGCTACATCCTTCCGCAGCCCGGCACCGAGGGCGAGGGCGTGGCCCGCATCACCGACCCGCTGGGCAAGCACACCGAGAAGACGGTCGACGCCCGCTGGCGGGTGAAGAAGACCAAAGATCCGCTCGGCCGTGAGCGCTCCAAGACGTGGGGGCCGGACAACAACGTCACCAGTGCGGTCGACGGCATGGGCGTGGGATCGACTCCGGGCAACACCGTGAAGTTCGACTACGACGACTCTTTCAACCCCAAGACCGCCACCCAGCCCACCGGCGCCCAGTCCACGATGGCCTGGACCCAGAAGGCCGGCGGCCACTACCCCGAGACCCTGACCTCCGCGAGCGGGAACAAGGTCACCAACGGCTACGACACCTCGGGCAACATGCTGTCGCAGACCGACACCACGACCGGCTCCGACGGCGCCAAGTGGACCTACGACCACAACCCGAAGTCCGGCACGATGAAGTGCGACGGCCTGCCCGGCCAGCGCTGCTCGGCCACCGACCCCGAGGGCAACAAGACGTCGTTCACCTACGACTCCGACGGCAACCTGACCAAGGTCGACCGGCCGTCCGCACAGGAGGACGTCACCTACACCTACGACGCCCTGGGCCGCACCGACACCGTCACCGACGGCCGCGGCGTGGAGACGGTCTACACCTACGACAAGCGCGACCGGCTCAAGACGCAGACCAGCGGCGGCAAGCTCACGACGTTCGTCTACGACGCCGACGGCAACATCAGGACCCGCACCTCTCCGGCCGGTACCAGCAGCTACACCTACGACGAGCAGAACCGCGAACGCGTCCGCACCCTGCCCGCCGGCGGCACGACCACGGTGACCTACGACGCCGCGGGCAACGTGAAGACCGCCACCGACGCCGGCGGCACCCTCACCTACGACTACAACGACGCCAACCAGCTCACCACCCTGACCCAGCCGGGCGGCGCCGAGACCACGTACGACTACGACAAGAACGGCGACCGCACCACCACCACCTACCCCGGCGGCACGGTGCAGAAGACGGACTACGACAAGTCCAGCCGCGCCCAGAAGATCGAGGTCAAGAACGGCACCACCGTCCTGTCCACGATCACCTACGACTACAACAAGTCCGGCAAGGACAGCGACAAGATCCAGAAGCGGACCACCGACGGCGCCGCCCTCGCGTACACCTACGACTCCAAGGGCCGCCTCACCAAGGCCGTGGAGACCAAGTCCGGGTCCACCACGGCCGGCTGGGCCTACTGCTACGACAAGTCCGGCAACATGACGGGCCGCTCCACCGGCACCAGCCTCCCCGCATGCGCCGACGCCCAGTCCGTCCGCGAGTACAACAACGCCAACGAACTCACCTCGCTCGGCGGCAACACGAACTTCACCTACGACGGCGACGGCAACGAGACCTCCGCCGCCTCGCCCACCGGCACCCGCACGGGCGGCCAGTGGACCCCGTACACCCAGCTCTCCGCGCTGACGGCCTCCGGTACCGCGTCGACCTACACCTACGCGGGCCTCGACCACAACGACCGTCTCACGCGCGGCAGTTCGACGTTCACCAACGCCGCGATCGGCATGACGAGGGAGAACAGCACCGGTTTCGTCCGCGAGCCCTCGGGCACCCTGACAGCCATGACAGCGGGCGGGGCGAGCCAGTACTACCTCACCGACGTCCAGGGCAGCGTCATCGGCCTGGTCGACGCCACCGGCAAGCGCACCGCGACCTACAGCTACGGCCCCTACGGTGAGGCCCGCACCACCAGCGGCACCAACCAGCCCTACCGCTACACCGGCACCTACCTCGACCCGTCCGGCCTGTACAAGATGGGCGCCCGCTACTACGACCCGCAACTCGGCCGCTTCACCCAGCCCGACCCCTCGGGCAAGGAGAGCAACCTCTACGCCTACGCCGCAGGCGACCCCGTCAACCGGATCGACCCCAGCGGACTGCTCTCACTGGGCGAAGGACTCGGCCTGGCGGGGACCGTAGTCGGACTTGTCGCCCTGGCCCCGGTATCGGCGCCCGTGGCAATCGGAGCGGCCGCAGTGGGCACCGGCTTGAGTGTTGCGGGGTCCATCGCATCAGGCAATTCTGCGGGGGAAACGGCAGCGGTCGGAATCCTGGGACTAGGGACGGGTGGCGTCGGAGCCGCGACGAAACTGGCTGGTATAGGAGGAAAAACAGGCCTGGGGATTGACCTCGGATACACCGCATTGGGTTACTTCGGCGGTGCAGGAATAACGGGCGGATGGCTCTGA
- a CDS encoding MFS transporter, whose amino-acid sequence MATAEPTRAENADPGSGAGPRPRVPAPRTDGGHEPDRAEPEAPSAVKAAFLALRERMLRHPVLSVTALAAVLHIAWFFTFANSGGDLAAQDAWAEFVGRHPGSAYNLAWYGGTHPVSYSVVSPYLMSVLGVRTTMMIAGTLSAGLLTMLLIRSRAVRNPLWVSLAGLFGLLANAASGRVTFGLGMMFGLGAVAVVFCWPYRWRYERWAKGLCAAPLAALATMSSPVAGLFVGLVAVALFLQKRRPGAWALGLAPSVVVALSTWLFPFSGTQPMGFGSAVLPVVYAGLVYVFVPRTWTTVRITSAVYGLSVLLVWAISSQIGSNITRLAMLFAGAALVAALPFTVARTRKWYALVLAITGFVGWIGFKSADDIVHTTPAASWARELAPLVNELQEVGAEKGRVEVVPARSHREASALAPYVNLARGWLRQADMERNPLFYDDTLNSANYHEWLKRWAVHYVVLPKGEPDGDGGERERELVQRGLPYLKQIWGDANWQLFQVTNPAPLAEPDAFVQRAEQGEWTIDVRRPGRILVRMPYSPWLSLVDAEGRKLEAPQETEASKNAPEGTPKTYDNVNGCLMETEETAEGDKWTTLIAPEAGTYRLAAPYDVPRGTPCPDELK is encoded by the coding sequence GTGGCCACTGCGGAGCCGACACGCGCCGAGAACGCCGATCCGGGCTCGGGAGCCGGTCCGCGACCACGCGTACCCGCACCCCGCACGGACGGCGGTCATGAGCCCGACCGTGCCGAGCCGGAAGCGCCCTCCGCGGTGAAGGCCGCCTTCCTGGCCCTGCGTGAGCGCATGCTGCGCCACCCCGTGCTCTCCGTCACCGCCCTCGCCGCCGTACTGCACATCGCCTGGTTCTTCACCTTCGCGAACAGTGGCGGCGACCTCGCGGCGCAGGACGCCTGGGCGGAGTTCGTGGGCCGGCACCCCGGCTCGGCGTACAACCTCGCCTGGTACGGCGGCACCCACCCGGTGTCGTACAGCGTGGTCTCGCCGTACCTGATGTCGGTGCTCGGCGTCCGCACCACGATGATGATCGCCGGGACGCTGTCCGCCGGGCTGCTGACCATGCTCCTGATCCGCAGCCGGGCGGTCCGCAACCCGCTCTGGGTGTCGCTGGCGGGCCTCTTCGGGCTGCTGGCCAACGCGGCGTCGGGGCGGGTGACGTTCGGGCTGGGCATGATGTTCGGTCTCGGCGCGGTCGCCGTGGTGTTCTGCTGGCCGTACCGCTGGCGGTACGAGCGCTGGGCCAAGGGCCTGTGCGCGGCGCCGCTGGCCGCGCTGGCCACGATGTCCTCGCCGGTCGCGGGCCTGTTCGTGGGTCTGGTGGCGGTGGCCCTGTTCCTGCAGAAGCGCCGTCCGGGCGCCTGGGCGCTGGGTCTGGCGCCGTCCGTGGTGGTCGCGCTGTCGACCTGGCTGTTCCCCTTCTCCGGCACCCAGCCGATGGGCTTCGGGTCGGCGGTCCTGCCGGTGGTGTACGCGGGTCTGGTGTACGTGTTCGTGCCGCGCACCTGGACGACCGTGCGGATCACCTCGGCGGTCTACGGGCTGTCCGTGCTGCTGGTCTGGGCGATCAGCTCCCAGATCGGCTCCAACATCACGCGCCTCGCGATGCTCTTCGCCGGGGCGGCGCTGGTGGCCGCGCTGCCGTTCACGGTGGCGCGGACCCGCAAGTGGTACGCCCTCGTCCTCGCGATCACCGGCTTCGTCGGCTGGATCGGCTTCAAGTCGGCCGACGACATCGTCCACACCACACCTGCCGCCTCCTGGGCGCGTGAGCTGGCTCCGCTCGTCAACGAGTTGCAGGAGGTCGGCGCCGAGAAGGGCCGGGTGGAGGTCGTGCCCGCCCGCTCCCACCGGGAGGCCTCGGCCCTCGCGCCGTACGTGAACCTGGCCCGTGGCTGGCTCCGCCAGGCCGACATGGAACGCAACCCGCTCTTCTACGACGACACGCTCAACTCGGCCAACTACCACGAGTGGCTGAAGCGCTGGGCCGTGCACTACGTGGTGCTGCCCAAGGGCGAGCCGGACGGCGACGGCGGCGAGCGCGAGCGGGAGCTGGTGCAGCGGGGCCTGCCGTACCTGAAGCAGATCTGGGGCGACGCCAACTGGCAGCTGTTCCAGGTGACGAACCCGGCGCCGCTGGCGGAGCCCGACGCGTTCGTCCAGCGGGCCGAGCAGGGCGAGTGGACGATCGACGTGCGGCGGCCGGGCCGCATCCTGGTCCGGATGCCGTACTCGCCGTGGCTGAGCCTCGTCGACGCCGAGGGCAGGAAGCTGGAGGCGCCGCAGGAGACGGAGGCCTCCAAGAACGCCCCGGAGGGCACACCGAAGACGTACGACAACGTCAACGGCTGTCTGATGGAGACGGAGGAGACCGCCGAGGGCGACAAGTGGACGACGCTGATCGCCCCCGAGGCGGGCACGTACCGGCTGGCCGCGCCCTACGACGTGCCGCGCGGGACCCCCTGCCCGGACGAGCTGAAGTAG
- a CDS encoding D-alanyl-D-alanine carboxypeptidase — MEEASVAGESPDRSKQRESSEEPTSGSAGPVPEARTEASETPDPRLAVTRETAKPSASAGSAKSGGSRGGVDTATRVLSVRETDARSEDAEREGDAEEGVSEASDATAGSDVSVTPDSSASAETSDAAEGDRAEPATGGDGRLRDAVAAWVATADERAAANARHEPAEPAEGVGDTEESRPEADAHPEADAPGDRPGTAEADTDADAGADTDAQADTDADSDTDADSVPGATGRTGATADGATEASEGSEEPADEAGDSTGDTPAAAKGAGGAESGERAVDQPTAVFKSVRPSAPAVDQPTTMLKLGDAAVGTPGKAGKAGKADESEQADAAGKAGKAKEADKGGKGGKGTEKDKGDKPAKGAGSPVPVERDAERTSKFVALRQPDDPATRKPPPEAPRAPQAPRPGVTAAVPQVGPERTTQQPLPPKPPLDLLAELTNTPPPPETPLRTTVRRVKIWTPLVLLLLIVLGVVQSMRALPAPELDLTAQDSFTFEGGKPEIPWPASGQAALDVQGIGSFGSSGDQKPVPIASVAKVMTAYVILRDHPLKSGAEGPKIKIDQAAEDQSQAGQESTVNVYEGDSISQREALESILIASANNVARLLARWDAGSEKAFVEKMNAAAEDLGMKNTTYTDPSGLNNTTVSTAVDQVKLGKAAMKEPAFREVAAMMSYDDYKGVNHSNWNHLVGHNDVVGIKTGTTTSALGNLVFAAKKEVGGETRTIVGAVVRQPAGGKDNTILGAALDSSDQLIRAAQDTLESSTILKKGSVVGYVDDGLGGRTPVVATQDVKAVGWPGLTVKLTFEADEVPHTAAAGTKVGTLTVGDGGAAGAVKVPVALQEDLVEPALTDKLTRLG, encoded by the coding sequence ATGGAGGAGGCATCGGTGGCGGGCGAGTCCCCCGACAGGTCGAAGCAGCGCGAGTCGTCGGAAGAACCGACGTCGGGGAGCGCGGGTCCGGTTCCCGAAGCGCGGACCGAGGCGAGCGAGACGCCCGATCCGCGGCTGGCGGTGACGCGGGAGACCGCGAAGCCCTCGGCGTCCGCCGGATCCGCGAAGTCGGGCGGGTCCCGGGGCGGCGTCGATACGGCGACCCGGGTGCTGTCGGTCCGTGAGACGGACGCCCGGAGCGAGGACGCCGAACGGGAGGGCGACGCCGAAGAGGGCGTCTCCGAGGCGTCCGACGCGACCGCCGGGTCCGATGTGTCCGTAACGCCTGATTCGTCCGCTTCCGCCGAGACGTCGGACGCTGCCGAGGGTGACCGCGCCGAGCCCGCCACGGGCGGCGACGGCCGACTGCGGGACGCCGTCGCGGCCTGGGTGGCGACCGCGGACGAGCGTGCGGCGGCGAACGCTCGGCATGAGCCCGCGGAACCCGCCGAGGGGGTCGGGGACACGGAGGAGAGCCGGCCGGAGGCCGACGCGCACCCGGAGGCGGACGCACCGGGCGACAGGCCCGGCACGGCGGAGGCCGACACGGACGCCGACGCGGGCGCCGACACCGACGCCCAGGCTGACACCGACGCGGACTCCGACACCGACGCGGACTCCGTACCGGGCGCCACCGGTCGGACCGGCGCCACGGCGGACGGCGCCACCGAGGCCTCCGAAGGCTCCGAGGAGCCCGCCGACGAGGCGGGCGACAGCACCGGGGACACCCCCGCCGCCGCGAAGGGCGCCGGAGGCGCCGAGAGCGGCGAGCGGGCCGTCGATCAGCCCACCGCCGTGTTCAAGTCCGTACGCCCCTCCGCGCCCGCCGTGGACCAGCCGACGACGATGCTGAAGCTGGGCGACGCCGCCGTCGGCACGCCCGGGAAGGCCGGGAAGGCCGGCAAGGCGGACGAGAGCGAGCAGGCGGACGCGGCCGGGAAGGCCGGGAAGGCCAAGGAAGCCGACAAGGGCGGCAAGGGCGGCAAGGGGACCGAGAAGGACAAGGGCGACAAGCCCGCGAAGGGTGCCGGCTCCCCCGTCCCGGTGGAGCGGGACGCCGAGCGGACGAGCAAGTTCGTCGCGCTGCGGCAGCCGGACGACCCGGCCACGCGCAAGCCCCCGCCCGAGGCCCCCAGGGCGCCGCAGGCACCCCGCCCCGGCGTCACCGCCGCCGTGCCGCAGGTCGGGCCCGAGCGGACCACGCAGCAGCCGCTGCCGCCGAAGCCGCCCCTGGACCTGCTGGCGGAGCTGACGAACACCCCGCCGCCCCCGGAGACCCCCCTGCGGACGACGGTGCGCCGGGTCAAGATCTGGACGCCGCTGGTCCTGCTGCTGCTGATCGTCCTCGGGGTCGTGCAGTCGATGCGGGCCCTGCCCGCGCCGGAGCTCGACCTCACCGCGCAGGACAGCTTCACCTTCGAGGGCGGCAAGCCGGAGATCCCGTGGCCGGCCAGCGGGCAGGCCGCGCTCGACGTGCAGGGCATCGGCAGCTTCGGCTCGTCCGGCGACCAGAAGCCCGTGCCGATCGCCAGTGTCGCCAAGGTCATGACCGCGTACGTGATCCTGCGCGACCACCCCCTCAAGAGCGGCGCCGAGGGTCCGAAGATCAAGATCGACCAGGCCGCCGAGGACCAGTCGCAGGCGGGCCAGGAGTCGACCGTCAACGTCTACGAGGGCGACTCGATCTCCCAGCGCGAGGCCCTGGAGAGCATTCTGATCGCGTCCGCGAACAACGTGGCGAGGCTGCTCGCCCGCTGGGACGCGGGGTCGGAGAAGGCGTTCGTGGAGAAGATGAACGCCGCCGCCGAGGACCTCGGCATGAAGAACACGACGTACACCGACCCGTCGGGGCTGAACAACACGACGGTGAGCACGGCCGTGGACCAGGTGAAGCTGGGCAAGGCGGCGATGAAGGAGCCCGCGTTCCGCGAGGTCGCCGCCATGATGTCGTACGACGACTACAAGGGCGTCAACCACTCCAACTGGAACCACCTGGTCGGCCACAACGACGTCGTCGGCATCAAGACCGGCACCACCACCTCCGCCCTCGGCAACCTCGTCTTCGCGGCGAAGAAGGAGGTCGGCGGCGAGACCCGGACCATCGTCGGAGCCGTGGTGCGCCAGCCCGCGGGCGGCAAGGACAACACCATCCTCGGTGCCGCCCTGGACTCCAGCGACCAGCTGATCCGGGCCGCGCAGGACACGCTGGAGTCCTCGACGATCCTGAAGAAGGGGAGCGTCGTCGGGTACGTCGACGACGGTCTCGGCGGCCGTACGCCGGTCGTCGCCACGCAGGACGTCAAGGCCGTCGGCTGGCCGGGCCTGACGGTCAAGCTCACGTTCGAGGCGGACGAGGTGCCGCACACCGCCGCGGCCGGCACGAAGGTCGGCACCCTCACGGTGGGCGACGGGGGCGCCGCCGGGGCCGTGAAGGTACCGGTCGCGCTCCAGGAGGATCTCGTGGAGCCCGCCCTCACGGACAAGCTGACCCGCCTGGGCTGA